The sequence below is a genomic window from Rhizobium sp. NXC14.
ATCCCTTCCGATCTTTCCGGCGGCGCGCTTCGCGCTTCGATTGCCGGTGCAGTCTCGTCGGCGCCCTTGAACCCCTGGAACGCCGGAGCCTCGACGAATTTCCAGGGCTCTCCTTCGTTCCACGGACCGCGAACATCGACCTCGCCGAGGTCGCCTTCGCCCGTCGAGTCGTTGAAGAATTGGTCGACCAGCCCCGGTGTGGGAGCGATTCTTCCAACACTGAGGGGAGGTTTGCCCATGCTTTCGAGTGCGAGCTGGAATGCCCGCATATGGGTGATCTCTCTTGTCATGAGAAATTGCAGAGCGTCCTTCGTGCCGGAATCGCGGCAGAAGTCGATCAGGCGTTCATAGACGATCTTCGCACGGGCTTCGGCTGCGATGTTGCTTCGCAAGTCCACGTCGAGCTCGCCGGTTATCTTCAGATAGTCGGCCGTCCAGGGGTTGCCCATGGAATTGAAGAGGTTCACGCCGCCGCCGCCAGCAATGGCAATCAAAGGATCGGCTTCAGCCTCCTCGCGAACGGACTTCAAGGGTTTTAGGTGCATTCTGGCAAGCGTGCCGACGATTTCGAGATGGCTGAGCTCCTCGGTGCCGATATCCATCAGCAGGTCTTTCCGCCCGGGATCCTCGCAGTTCAGGCCTTGGATCGAATACTGCATTGCCGCCGCGAGTTCGCCGTTGGCCCCGCCGAACTGCTCAAGGAGCATATTTCCGAATCGGGGATCAGGCTCATCCACCCGAACGGTGTACATGAGCTTTTTGACGTGATGGTACATGCCGAGTCCTCCTTTGAACTGGCCCATAACCGCACTCGGTGGCGAATGTTCCACACGGGCCGGCGGAGGAGGTAGCTAGTCACCCGGTCGTCAAGCGCGTGCAATCTTTCGGTCATAGCCTGCTCGCCAGCGCAGGCCGCATGATACTTGATTGCTGTCTGAGTTCGCCGCGCCCACAGTCCACTCCACTCAAAGCGAGATATTGCAGAACGACGGCGGCAACGCTTGGCGCAAACTGCCGGGGCGACGTTCGCCCCAGGGAATTGCAGCCAACATTAAACCGGATCTTCGTAGGGCAGTTTTCGGCAAAGGTGGAAACCATCAATTACAGATCCGAGGATTGCGGAATGAACGACGACCATCCGGAGCGCAAGAGCCCGACAACACCGGCCGCGGAAGGATTAACGCCTGCGTTAACCCGTAACATCGAGGCTATCATGCAGCGCCGCCGGCAGAGCCAAAATGCAGCGTCTGCTCAGGAGCGTTCCGCTGCTTTGATCAGCAAGTTCGCCGGTTCCATGATGTTCGTCTACATTCACATCGTGTTTTACGGAGTCTGGATCATCGCCAATGTGGGATTGCTCCCACAGGTTCCACCCTGGGACCCCTCTTTGGTCATTCTCGCTATGGAGGCTTCGGTCGAGGCGATCTTTCTCTCGACATTCGTCTTGATCAACCAGAACCGAATGGCTGCACAAGACAATATCCGCGCCGATCTCGACCTCCAGATCAGCTTATTAAACGAACACGAGACGACACGCCTGATCGCCATGGTCGAAGCCATTGCAAAGAAGCTTGAAGTCCCGACCGAGGCGGACCATGAGGTAGAAGAGCTGAAGAAGGACATCGCGCCGGAAGCCGTGTTGGATCGCATCCAGGCGGAAGGGGAAGACAAGTAGAAGGGGCAATGTTCGCGCTGTAAAAGCGGGCGGATGTTGGTGCCTCGCCGTTGTTGTCGGCGCAGTGGACGGCCGCTGTCGGAAATAGCTTGTAGGCGGCCACGGATGCCGTGTTGATGATGTGGCCGCGGTGTCCGCTGAGGCTTGCGGTGGCGGTGCGTGCGCCTTTGGCGCGCGCATACTGTATCGGCAGAAGGTTCACCCCTCCGTCGTCCTCGGGCTTGACCCGAGGACCCACGCCCGCCTCCGCGACTGTGGCAATGGATTCCGGCTCAAGGCCTGGAATGACGGTGAGTGGGGGGTGCGTTGCCGCCCGCTCGCCGTTGGCCCTCCAATATATTCCATCGAGTTATTTCCCGATGAGAGCCAACTGCCGATCGAAATCAGAGGGATCGAAATAGTCGCGCCACACGGTGATCGCTCCCTCCACGACCGTCAGCGTCCCCATGACCGGAAGTATGATTTTTCCACCACCCTCATGCAGGAACACATCAAGCCGTTCGTTAAGGACGACATTTCCGGCCGCCGCGATCTGTGTCACCGTCCAATCGACGGTGAATGTCGTTCCAATTCCGAAATCCCGGTGAAACTTTCGGACGTTCTCGCGCCCGATGATATTCGGGAGCGGTACGTTGTCATACAGCACTTCTTCGGAAAGCATGGCGATCGCCTCGTCGATGTGGCCCGCGTTCCAGTGGCCGAAGAAGGTCAGGGCTGTCTTGGTTGGGTCAGTCGACATTTAGTGAATTCCTTCTTGAAGGGTTCGAAAACCCGAGCGACATTTCAGAGAGTTCTGGATCGAAATGCTGAAAAGCCTTCAGACCAGCCGCGATCCACCGTCCAGGTTGAGCGTCGCGCCGTTCATCCAGCCATTCGCCATCAAGAACACCACTGCCGCCCCGGCTTCCTCAGCGCTCCCGAGACGATGTAACGGCAATGTTGCCCTGAGGCCCTCGACAAAGGCGTCGCGACCGTCGCCAAGTGCCTTGCCGAGCAGTGGAGTATCGATCGGACCCGGCGAAAGGGTGTTCACCCGGCGCGGCGCGAGTTCCAACGCAAGGCCGCGTGCCAATGCTTCCATCGCTGCCGAAGCGGCAGCTAGAACCGCCGTCCCATAGGCATTTGGTCGGTCGCCCAGTGCTCCGGATATGAATGTCACCGAACCGTCGGCGGCGAGCCGGTCTCCAAGGGACCGAAGCGTATATATCGCCGCCCAGACGCGCTCTTCGAACGCGCGGCGGAGATGGTCGACGTCGGCTTCCAGCACCTTGCCGACGACGAAGCTTCCGGCCATCAAGACGAGGTGATCGACATGGTCGATATCAGCGAGCGCGGATTCGATGGCCGCGCGCTTGGTCACATCGGCCGCCCTCCAGCCACTGAGGCCATGTTGTTCTGCGGCTTGTTTTGCCCGTTCGGCGTCAGATCCAACCACGATGACTTTTGCGCCGAAGGACTTGGCTTGTGTGGCTGCGGCGAGGCCGATCCCCGAGGTGCCGCCGACGATGAGTATGGTTTTGCCTGATAGGGTATCCGAGATGTTTGATTGAGTGCCCATCGCTCTGGCTCCGTTTTGGAGGCGCTCGATTGCGCCGATGGCCAGAAAGTAATTCCAATTGCCTCGATTGATAATTGGCCCAATATTCGCTTTACTCATGCCATCATGGCACAAAGCGGTATAGAACGTCTCACGGGCCTGATTGCATTTGCGCGGGCCGCATCCCTTGGAAGCTACACTGCGGCAGCCCGCGCGCTTGCGGTGTCACCGTCGGCCGTCAGCAAGAGCGTCCAGCGGCTCGAGCAGCAGCTCGGCATTGTCCTGTTCCTCCGTACCACGCGCTCTCTGACGCTTACGCCGGAGGGCCGCGATCTGCACGATCGCGCGCTGCGTCTGCTGCGGCAGGCCGAGGATATCGAGCAGGCCGCAATGGCCGCCCGCGCCGAACCGTCCGGCATTCTCCGGATATCGGCACCACTTCCGGTCGGCGTGCATATACTCGGCCCGGCGCTTCCTCGCTTGCGCGCACGCCATCCGAAACTCGCAATCGATCTGCGCCTGGGAGATCAGTTCGTGGACATGATCGAGGAGGGTATAGATGTCGCAATTCGGGTTGGAGCACTGGCCGACTCCCGTTTGAAGTCCCGACGGCTTGCGCCGCATCGCCTTTGTGCCTTTGCTTCGCCCGAGTATCTGAGACGACGGGGTACGCCTCGACATCCTGACGAACTAGCGGGGCATGACTGCGTCAATTTTCGCTTCCAGAGCTCGGGCCAGACACTTCGCTGGCCCTTTGCATCAGGAAAACGAGTCTTCGAGGCCACGCCAGAGATTGGGATCACGGTGGACACAAGCGATGGTGTCGCCGCTGTCCTCGTCGCCGGCGGCGGCGTCGGCATCTCTCCAACCTACATCGCCGCGCCCTATGTGAAACGTGGCGAACTCGTGCCGATCCTCGCCGCCTTCGCCGTCGACCGCTCCAGCATGATTGCACTCTGGCCAGAGAGCCGCCGCGCCAATCCGAATGTCAAAGCATTTCTGACATTTCTCGATGAGGTTTTCCCGGCGCGTCCACCTTGGGACGAGGTGGTGTTTGCCGGACAGTAGTGTTGCGGGGTTCGGGTGGCGCTAGCGGGAAGGCCAGACTTCGGCGCTGATCGCAATCCCCCAAAGCGCCGCCCGACCGGCTTGGCCGCAGGGCTGGTCTATGACCCATTGAGCCAACAAGAGTTTCAGCCAGCCCGAAAGGCTCAAGGCGGGGGCTGACCGGACGCGGTGTCGCAACAATTGCGCTTTGTTGCGCTGGATGCGCTAGTTCACATCGTCGGCCGAGATGTGCCTGACTTCGGTAATTCTCACCAGCGGGATCTCGGCGCGTTCGTTTGCCTCCTTCACATCCTGCTCCGACGAAGCGTCGAATAGGCAGAATGATCGTTCCTCGGCGGGGATGAATGTCGAGCGCAGATAGCGCACCGGCTTACCTTGCCTGGTCATCTCGGCAGTGACATTTTTTGCGCGCGATGCCGCTGCACTGAGCTGATCGGGAGTGATTCCTGGCAGATGTCTTTCGACCATGTACTGTGGCATGATGATTGTCCTTGTGTTGAGCGATGACAGCATGCGTTTGGACATGTCGCGCGATCGCTTTAACTTCCGGCCGTTGCGAATGGACATCTATTTTGCCGCCGTATTCACAGACCTCGTCCGACACTCAGCGGTTTGGAACACGGTTTCGCGCGACACGATCACGAGCGCGATTGCAGAATATCGTTACCTGTCTCAGACGCTTGCCAGCCAATACGGACGACGGCACGAGAATTTTACAGGCGACGGGCATCTTTATCTATTCGAATCTGCTGACGTAGCCGTCCATTTCTCGTTGAAACTCATCGCCTACTGGAAACAGCGGCGGCGTCACCTGACGGCCGGCCAGGCGAACGATTTGCCAATCCGGGTGGGCTGTCACTTCGGCGAATGTTCCCGAATGCACGATGACCACGCCTGGATCGGTCGTGCCTTGAACATCGCGAAGCGGGTGGAATCATGTGCCGAGCCGGACACCCTCTTCGTCACGCAGACCATACTCGATCTTATCGATTTGCCCGTCTATCTCTTCCAGGAGGTTGATGTCTTCGAACTCAAGGGCGACTTCCTGCCGAGGCGACATCTCTATCGGATCGTGTCGGTCGACCACGCAGCGCTTGCGGGGCGTTCCGAAGAGCGGATGACCGCCGAGGACTGGTTCCTGAAAGGGGCGGGAATGACCGCTGCGGATGAGAAGGAGTTGGCAGGGGAACGGCATTGTTACGAAAAGGCATTGGAGCTACGCGCGGACTATCCGGAAGCGCACAACAATCTGGGTGTCATCCTGAAGGCCGCCGGCCACAGAACCGCCGCTGAGGCTCGATACCGGGATGCCGTTCGTCTCTGGCCCCAATATCCGGAAGCTCACTACAATTTCGCGATACTCCTCGAGGAAACCGATCGCCCTGATGAAGCGGCAGCCCATTATCGGCTGGCTCTAAAGTGCCGACCGGGTCACGTCGACGCCCTTCTGCGTCTGGCTGGTCTTTTCGACCAATGGGGTGACCGCTTCGAAGCGCATCAGCATTTTCAGGAGGCCCTGCGGCTTCGACCAGGCTTTGCCGAAGCCCACAACAATTTCGCGGTCTTCCTCGAGAAAAACGGTGATGCGGGAGCCGCTGAGGCGCACTACCGACAGGCGTTGCAGCTGAGGTCAGACTACGCCGAAGCGCATTATAACTATGCGATGCTTCTTGAGGCTCGGGACGTCGAGGCAGCAGAATCACACTATCGCGCAGCACTGAGCTCGTCGCCGAATTACGCCGAAGCACATAACAATCTTGGGGTGCTGCTTCACGAGAAAGGCGCCTTCATGGAAGCAAGGTCACATTACCTTACGGCGATAAGGTCGCGTCCCGGGGACCCCCAGTCGTATCGGAACCTGGCCCTTCTGCTGGCAGCAATGGGCGAGCAGGAGCAGGCGGATCGCTATGCCCGGAAAGCGAACGAGCTCTCTTCAGGGTGAGGATGGCGGGCACGTTCGGCCGCAGGCGGCATTGGCCGGGCTTGACCCGAGGACCCACGCCGGCATTATCGGCTGTGGCCATGGATTCCCGGCTCGAGGCCTGGAATGACGGAGGCCGGAGGGGCGTATCCGCCCAACTCGCCGGCGGCGCGGCGCCCCGCAAACCGCTACAATGATCGCCTTTGGCGTAATCATCGCTTGCTCGGTTTGCTTCGCACCTTGACCAGGCGCATATGGTCGTTTCGAGTAATAGCGCTGTGACAGAGATGGCAGAAATGCGCCGCAGCGCATTTCCGTTGATCAAGTCCTGAGCGCGTCCGGACTGTCCCCCTCCCGCTGTCACGTCTCCGGCAGGCCAGCCTTTCGGAAGCCGTCGACAAAGTGGTCCCGTACAGATGCATCGCGCAGCGGCTGGGAGCTGAGCCAATGGCCGATCGTGAAATGAGGGTGGGCGATCAGGAACAATTCCGCTTCTCGCCGCGCCTCCTCATGGTGGCCCAACTGCGCAAGCGCAGCAGCCAGGAATTTGCGTGAGTTGGTGCGATACGTTTCTTTCCTGCGCAGTGTAGCGGTTGCCGCCTCATAGTCACCCGCAGCGTATTGCGCCTGGCCAAGATGACAAAGATACCAGCAGGCTGGATAGGGATTGAGCCGCAGAGCTTTTTCGATCTGCGCCAGTCCGTCGGCAATCCTGCCGTCCAGCACGGACATATCAGACATGGCGGCCCAGGTATCGGCGTGGTTGGGGTCGAGTTTCAGGGCCATGGCGAAGGCGGCCTCGGATTCCTCCCATCGCCGCTCATAAGCCAGAATGGTCCCCAGAACGTAACGGCAGCCGGCATCGTTGGGATCGAGGTCGACCGCCTTCTGCGCTGATGTCACCGCCATCCGACGATTAGGATCTTCGGGCTCGCCGAAATGAGTCCAGGCAAGCCAACGGTTATAGGCGAGCAGACCGAGCGCCTCGGCATAGGATGGCTCGAGCTTGACCGCGCGTTGGAGCAGCATATAGGCCTCACGCTCGGTTTGCGGCGACTCTTCCGTCAACAGGCGGGCGCGCACACACAGATCGTAGGCCTCGAAGTTTTTCGGCCGATTGCGCGGCGTCGGAATGGTCAGCCGGCCGACGAGAGCTTCAACAATCTTGGCGTTGACCTCATCCTGCAACTCGAAAACATCTTCCAACGTCCTGTCAAACCGTTCGGCCCACAAGTGCTGGCCGCCAAGCGCGTCGACCAATTGAGCATTGATGCGGACACGGCCCATTGCGCGTCTGGCGCTCCCCTCGAGGACGTAGCGGACGCCGAGTTCCTGGGCGACGAGCCGTACGTCGATCGGCTTGCCTTTGTAGCCGTAGACGGAATTGCGCGCGATGACGAACAGGCCAGCAGTGCGGGAAAGGTCGGTGATCAGGTCTTCAGTCAAGCCGTCGACGAAAGGCTCATCCGTTTCATTCCCACTCATATTCGTGAACGGCAATACAGCGATCGAGGGATTTTCCGGCAGCGGCAATATGCTCTGCAGCGCATCCGGCCAATGCCACACGTGGACTGGGCGGGTCAGGTTCTTCAAGTAGCGTTCACCTGCATCGAAGAACTGGTCGGCGATCTCGCCGACAATCTCGCCGTGAACGCTGGCTGAAATGCAGATACCTCCCGGCGCGGCCTGCGTCTGGAGGCGCGCCGCGACATTGACCCCGTCGCCGAGGACGTCTGAACCGTCGTCGATGACATCTCCGAGATTGACGCCCACGCGCAAAAGCAGGCGCCGGTCTTCGGAACCCTCAACAGCGGTGGTGGCTCGTTGCATTTCCAAGGCTGCGTCGACCGCGTCCACCGCGCTGGCGAATTCGATCAGGAAGCCGTCGCCCACGACCTTGAAGATGCGACCCTTGTGACGCAACACAGCCGGCTCGATAACGCCAGAACGGAGTTTCCTGAGGTTCTCAAGCGTCGCCACTTCATCAGCCTCCATCAGGCGTGAATATCCCACCACATCGGCAACGACGATGACGGCAAGGCGACGCTGAAGAGAATGATCCGTCATTTGAGGACAAGCCCCACGACCAAGTTCCCAAATTATTGTTCAAGGGCGGGTGAGTCAACAAAAGGTAAGGGCTAAAGCCCAGGCGACCTCCACCTCCATCAAGCCGCATCCCTCTTTGTGGCCGCCGGCGTCGAGTTCTCTCTTGAGAGCCGATAGGCCGACGACCGCTCCCGGCCCCAAATCGGTCATTCCTTCTCGGCCGCAGCCGGGCCTGCTCCTGGAACATTTGAGATATGGGACTTCTAGCCCAGAACGCGGTCCCGGTTCGTATCTCATGGGGGCTCTCAAACTCCCCAAATCACCGACTCCTCATGACGTTTGATCAAGTGCCGAAGATCTTGGAAACCCAGGCGGACGAATTCGGCAAATTGATCGACGGCGGGAGCTCGTGGAGCATCGACGCGCTTGAGGATCGCAAGTGCGCGCTCTGGATGAGGGATCGTGATTGGCAGTGCGGTGATCGTCTTTTCCTTGCGCTGCGCGAAGACGACGCTGTGCGGCATGATGGTCAGCGCATCCGCCGATTTCAGGTAGTTGATTACACTCATCAGCGAGCCGCCGCCGTAGCGGATCTTGATCTCGGTGGCGCCGAAGGAGAGCAGCAGTGCCCGCAGGTCCGCCAGCAGGGGGCTTCCGGGTGGCGGCGCAATCCACGGATAGTCGAGCAGATGGCTCGGCTGCGGCCGCCGTTTCAGAAGCAGCGGATGGGTTACCCGACAGGCCACGACATTGCGGCCCGGGAGGATCTGCTGGAATTCGAGCCCGGAACCCTCGTCGAGTATGTCGATCGGGCATATGGCGAGGTCGATCTGATCTGCCTTCAGCGCGGCGCGCAGATCCGGGAAATAACCGTAGCTTTGATCGATCCGCACGTCCGGACGGCTTGTCTGAAACTCTGCGCACAGTCCGGCAATCAGCGCATCCATGAAGAAGGGCGTGCCGCCGATCCGCACGACGCCGCTCTTGCCGACGCGGAAGCTTTCGACGAGATCGGAGGCTTTGCGCGAGGCTGCGAGCATGACGAGGCCGTGCTCGGCGAGCGAAAGGCCAAACGGCGTCGGCTGCAATGGCCGGCGACCCTTGACGAAGAGCGGCTCGGCCACGCGCTTCTCCAACATGCACAAGGTGCGCGAAACGGCAGGCTGAGCGAGGCCGAGCAAGGCCGCACCTTCGGTTACGCCGCCTGTTTTGACAACGGCGGCAAGCTGGATCAGGTGACGTTCATCGAACTTCATAACGATCCGTTATATTGTTTTGCAACAAAATCATCAATCCATGCAATTCCGACTGCTAGTATCAATCTCGGATACACGTGAGATCGTGGAGGATGAGCATGGCGGAGCGTGCAAAGGCGCTCACATTCAGCGAGGCGACGTCGGCGGAGGTTTTCTCGGAACGCTTCTCCGCCGGCAGTGACGGCAATCTGTCACGGCTGATCGCTGCCGCCGTCATCCATGTTCATGATCTCATCAAGCAGTTTCGCCCGACCCAGGACGAGTGGCGCAAGGTTATTGCCTTCCTGACCGATGTCGGCCATGCCTCGGACGAGCGGCGACAGGAATGGGTGCTTCTGTCCGATCTCATCGGCGCGTCGGCCCTGGTCGAGGAAATCAATTCGCGGCGACCGAAAGCGGCGACGCCGAATACCATTCGCGGACCGTTTTTCCGCAATGATGCGCCAGCAAGGGTATCGGGCTCTTCGATCTCGCTCGACGGCATCGGCGAGCCGCTTGCGGTGGCCGTGCGGGTGCAGGATCTCGATGGCCTTGCGATCGCAGGCGCCGAGGTCGTCACCTGGCAGGCGAATGCCGAGGGCTTTTACGAGAACCAGCAGCCGGATTTGCAGCCGGAACATAATCTGCGCGGCCTCTTCCATACCGATATCGACGGACGGTTCCATTATCGCTCCGTCATGCCGTCGGGTTATGGCGTGCCGGACGATGGCCCGGTCGGGCGGCTGCTCGCCGAGGCGGGCTATCCGTTGCGTCGCCCGGCGAACCTGCATTTCGTCGTTCGTGCCAAGGGCTTCGAGACGATCACCACCCAGATTTACGATGCGAGCGATCCACACCTTGGCGAAGACGCCCTCTTCGGCGTGCGGCCCGAGCTCATTGTCTGCTTCGAGCCGTCCGAGATCGATGGACAGCCCGCCAAGGCGTTGAGCCTCACCTTCGTGATGGTTCGAGCAAAGCCGGGGAGGGCGGCATGACCCGGGATTTTTCCTATGCGGGCAGTCCCGCCCAAATCGTCTTCGGTGCCGGCAGCCGCAATCGGGTCGCGCAATGGGTCGCCAAAGCCGGCCGCAAGCGGGCCTTGATCCTCTCGACGCCGCATCAGAAGGCTGATGCAGACGCGCTGGCCGAAGAGATCGGGCCGCTTGCCTGCGGCGTCTTCTCCGGCGCGACCATGCACACGCCGGTCGAGGTGACGGAGGCGGCGATGCGGGTGGTGGCGGAAACCGCGGCGGACTGTGTCGTCTCCCTCGGCGGCGGATCGACAACGGGGCTCGGCAAGGCGGTTGCCTATCGCACCGATCTTCTCCAGATCGTCATTCCCACGACCTATGCCGGCTCGGAGGTGACGCCGATCCTCGGGCAGACCGAAGCCGGCCGCAAGACGACGGTGCGCGATGCCAGCATATTGCCGGAGATCGTGATTTACGATCCCGAGCTGACGCTCGGCCTGCCGGTCGCCATGAGCGTGACGAGTGGGCTGAACGCCATGGCCCATGCGATCGAAGGGCTTTACGCGCAAGACCGCAACCCGATTTCGAGCCTGATGGCGCTGGAAGGCCTGCGCGCCTTTGCCCGAAGCCTGCCGGTTATCGTCAACGATCCGAAGAACGCCGAGGCGCGCAGCGATGCCCTTTACGGCGCCTGGCTCTGCGGCTCGGTGCTCGGCACGGTCGGCATGGCGTTGCATCACAAGATTTGTCATACGCTCGGCGGTTCCTTCGATACGCCGCATGCCGAAACCCATGCGGTGATGCTGCCGCATACGGCCGCCTTCAATGCCGCAGCCGCGGCATCGGAGCTGGCAGGCGCGGCCGATATTTTCGGCGGCGCCATCGGTGGCGGGCTCTGGGATTTCGCCAGGGCGATCGGATCGCCCTTATCGCTCAAGGAATTCGGGCTGACAGAAAATGATCTCAATCGCGCGGCTGCGATCGCTGTTGAGAATCCCTACTGGAATCCGCGACCGATCGAACGGAGTGC
It includes:
- a CDS encoding DUF892 family protein, with translation MYHHVKKLMYTVRVDEPDPRFGNMLLEQFGGANGELAAAMQYSIQGLNCEDPGRKDLLMDIGTEELSHLEIVGTLARMHLKPLKSVREEAEADPLIAIAGGGGVNLFNSMGNPWTADYLKITGELDVDLRSNIAAEARAKIVYERLIDFCRDSGTKDALQFLMTREITHMRAFQLALESMGKPPLSVGRIAPTPGLVDQFFNDSTGEGDLGEVDVRGPWNEGEPWKFVEAPAFQGFKGADETAPAIEARSAPPERSEGIEAVLVDELRDLLHAEKQLLKALPKLQKAARSQQLQTLLQKHLAETEAQVERLNECLRVLGSAARAKPCKGMAGLIEEGEEVMAEGKKREDAPADLALIGAALRVEHYEIAAYTTARNLALQLAQPAVARLLTLSLGEEQNAGHLLDQLAQPLMSAARMPASVR
- a CDS encoding DUF1003 domain-containing protein, whose translation is MNDDHPERKSPTTPAAEGLTPALTRNIEAIMQRRRQSQNAASAQERSAALISKFAGSMMFVYIHIVFYGVWIIANVGLLPQVPPWDPSLVILAMEASVEAIFLSTFVLINQNRMAAQDNIRADLDLQISLLNEHETTRLIAMVEAIAKKLEVPTEADHEVEELKKDIAPEAVLDRIQAEGEDK
- a CDS encoding limonene-1,2-epoxide hydrolase family protein; protein product: MSTDPTKTALTFFGHWNAGHIDEAIAMLSEEVLYDNVPLPNIIGRENVRKFHRDFGIGTTFTVDWTVTQIAAAGNVVLNERLDVFLHEGGGKIILPVMGTLTVVEGAITVWRDYFDPSDFDRQLALIGK
- a CDS encoding SDR family oxidoreductase; protein product: MGTQSNISDTLSGKTILIVGGTSGIGLAAATQAKSFGAKVIVVGSDAERAKQAAEQHGLSGWRAADVTKRAAIESALADIDHVDHLVLMAGSFVVGKVLEADVDHLRRAFEERVWAAIYTLRSLGDRLAADGSVTFISGALGDRPNAYGTAVLAAASAAMEALARGLALELAPRRVNTLSPGPIDTPLLGKALGDGRDAFVEGLRATLPLHRLGSAEEAGAAVVFLMANGWMNGATLNLDGGSRLV
- a CDS encoding LysR family transcriptional regulator, coding for MAQSGIERLTGLIAFARAASLGSYTAAARALAVSPSAVSKSVQRLEQQLGIVLFLRTTRSLTLTPEGRDLHDRALRLLRQAEDIEQAAMAARAEPSGILRISAPLPVGVHILGPALPRLRARHPKLAIDLRLGDQFVDMIEEGIDVAIRVGALADSRLKSRRLAPHRLCAFASPEYLRRRGTPRHPDELAGHDCVNFRFQSSGQTLRWPFASGKRVFEATPEIGITVDTSDGVAAVLVAGGGVGISPTYIAAPYVKRGELVPILAAFAVDRSSMIALWPESRRANPNVKAFLTFLDEVFPARPPWDEVVFAGQ
- a CDS encoding DUF4242 domain-containing protein — translated: MPQYMVERHLPGITPDQLSAAASRAKNVTAEMTRQGKPVRYLRSTFIPAEERSFCLFDASSEQDVKEANERAEIPLVRITEVRHISADDVN
- a CDS encoding tetratricopeptide repeat protein, translated to MMIVLVLSDDSMRLDMSRDRFNFRPLRMDIYFAAVFTDLVRHSAVWNTVSRDTITSAIAEYRYLSQTLASQYGRRHENFTGDGHLYLFESADVAVHFSLKLIAYWKQRRRHLTAGQANDLPIRVGCHFGECSRMHDDHAWIGRALNIAKRVESCAEPDTLFVTQTILDLIDLPVYLFQEVDVFELKGDFLPRRHLYRIVSVDHAALAGRSEERMTAEDWFLKGAGMTAADEKELAGERHCYEKALELRADYPEAHNNLGVILKAAGHRTAAEARYRDAVRLWPQYPEAHYNFAILLEETDRPDEAAAHYRLALKCRPGHVDALLRLAGLFDQWGDRFEAHQHFQEALRLRPGFAEAHNNFAVFLEKNGDAGAAEAHYRQALQLRSDYAEAHYNYAMLLEARDVEAAESHYRAALSSSPNYAEAHNNLGVLLHEKGAFMEARSHYLTAIRSRPGDPQSYRNLALLLAAMGEQEQADRYARKANELSSG
- a CDS encoding adenylate/guanylate cyclase domain-containing protein — translated: MTDHSLQRRLAVIVVADVVGYSRLMEADEVATLENLRKLRSGVIEPAVLRHKGRIFKVVGDGFLIEFASAVDAVDAALEMQRATTAVEGSEDRRLLLRVGVNLGDVIDDGSDVLGDGVNVAARLQTQAAPGGICISASVHGEIVGEIADQFFDAGERYLKNLTRPVHVWHWPDALQSILPLPENPSIAVLPFTNMSGNETDEPFVDGLTEDLITDLSRTAGLFVIARNSVYGYKGKPIDVRLVAQELGVRYVLEGSARRAMGRVRINAQLVDALGGQHLWAERFDRTLEDVFELQDEVNAKIVEALVGRLTIPTPRNRPKNFEAYDLCVRARLLTEESPQTEREAYMLLQRAVKLEPSYAEALGLLAYNRWLAWTHFGEPEDPNRRMAVTSAQKAVDLDPNDAGCRYVLGTILAYERRWEESEAAFAMALKLDPNHADTWAAMSDMSVLDGRIADGLAQIEKALRLNPYPACWYLCHLGQAQYAAGDYEAATATLRRKETYRTNSRKFLAAALAQLGHHEEARREAELFLIAHPHFTIGHWLSSQPLRDASVRDHFVDGFRKAGLPET
- a CDS encoding LysR family transcriptional regulator, with product MKFDERHLIQLAAVVKTGGVTEGAALLGLAQPAVSRTLCMLEKRVAEPLFVKGRRPLQPTPFGLSLAEHGLVMLAASRKASDLVESFRVGKSGVVRIGGTPFFMDALIAGLCAEFQTSRPDVRIDQSYGYFPDLRAALKADQIDLAICPIDILDEGSGLEFQQILPGRNVVACRVTHPLLLKRRPQPSHLLDYPWIAPPPGSPLLADLRALLLSFGATEIKIRYGGGSLMSVINYLKSADALTIMPHSVVFAQRKEKTITALPITIPHPERALAILKRVDAPRAPAVDQFAEFVRLGFQDLRHLIKRHEESVIWGV
- a CDS encoding dioxygenase; this translates as MAERAKALTFSEATSAEVFSERFSAGSDGNLSRLIAAAVIHVHDLIKQFRPTQDEWRKVIAFLTDVGHASDERRQEWVLLSDLIGASALVEEINSRRPKAATPNTIRGPFFRNDAPARVSGSSISLDGIGEPLAVAVRVQDLDGLAIAGAEVVTWQANAEGFYENQQPDLQPEHNLRGLFHTDIDGRFHYRSVMPSGYGVPDDGPVGRLLAEAGYPLRRPANLHFVVRAKGFETITTQIYDASDPHLGEDALFGVRPELIVCFEPSEIDGQPAKALSLTFVMVRAKPGRAA
- a CDS encoding maleylacetate reductase — encoded protein: MTRDFSYAGSPAQIVFGAGSRNRVAQWVAKAGRKRALILSTPHQKADADALAEEIGPLACGVFSGATMHTPVEVTEAAMRVVAETAADCVVSLGGGSTTGLGKAVAYRTDLLQIVIPTTYAGSEVTPILGQTEAGRKTTVRDASILPEIVIYDPELTLGLPVAMSVTSGLNAMAHAIEGLYAQDRNPISSLMALEGLRAFARSLPVIVNDPKNAEARSDALYGAWLCGSVLGTVGMALHHKICHTLGGSFDTPHAETHAVMLPHTAAFNAAAAASELAGAADIFGGAIGGGLWDFARAIGSPLSLKEFGLTENDLNRAAAIAVENPYWNPRPIERSAIRQLLQDAWEGRRPTD